The genomic DNA GGGTCAATCGGTATTCGGCACGGGCAAACGTATGGTGCTCCTCACTATTGTCCGCGTTATCGTCCCGGTACCAGATATTGGTGTACCGGTAGCCGGTCCCCAGGGAGGTTCGATCCGTGGGGTCAAGGGCAAAATAGGGGGAGATGGAAAATGTATTGCGGTCCGTGGATTCCCGGTTGCGGATGTCCTCGAAGACCAGCACCTCCTCCATTCGGTCAGGGGCATCGCCGTTGAGGGCGGGAATATCCTGGGTGTCAATGCCGTTGGCCGGTGCATCGAGAAATTGCGGGATCGTGGAGCGGCGAACCACGTTCAGGTCGGTCCGTTCAAAAACATTGCGCACATCAAGATACATCAGATTGTCGATCAGCCGGGTCAGTCCACGGACATTCAAGGTATGCCGGAAGTCATTCTGGCCGGTGTCCCCGGTATCGAGGATGACATCTTCACTGTAGTGCCGGTACTCCAGGTTGTAGCTCAGGTTCCAGTCCCAGAAGGGGGCGGTGTAGGTTGCGGCAATGTTTGGCGTGACCTTGGTGGTGAACGCGGAAACTTTTTCCCGGGTCTGGTTGACGTTGTCCGAGTATTCCTCGCTGATGGCAATGGATGGCTGGACACGAAATTCCCCTGCATGGGTCAATTTTGGGGGAAGAAGAGCAAAATGCCAGAATACCAAGCCCCCGCAAAAGAGCATCATCGAAAACCGTCGCGGCAGGCGGAACAACAATCCGGCAACGGTCCAGAATCGCCTGAGCAGTCGGGGGGGCATGGTGCAATCCTCCGTAAAGGTGGTTTGTTCTGGCTGGATTTTATCAGCGATCAAAAAAACGACGAAAAAAGCCTTTTGCCGGAGCCGCGACAGCCTCGCTTTCCGGAGAGGCCTTTGCACCATCGTCTTGCACCGGCTCGGGGGGAGCAAGAGATGGAGCGCGTAATGCCGATGCGCTGGCCGCGTCCGCATTACGTGATGATGCTGCGCCGTCCGGCTCGGGAAGAGCACCTCGCACTGTGGCCTCCAACCGGTCCATGCGGGCCACAAGATCCAGGGTGATGGATTCGGTGTCTCTGGCAGCCAGGCGCTCCAGGACCTCGATGCGCTGATTCATGTCCTTGAGCAGGGTCGTCAGCTTGACCTTGGTACGCTGGGCTTCGGCCTGATTGTCCTGGCCTGGGTTGGTCGTCGCTGATTCACCGTGATCTCTAACCGACGATCCCTCTTCCGTGTCCCAGAATTGCTGGGCAAAATCAAGCTCCGTAACAATTTCCCGGGCCATTTCCCCGTCAATGGTCCGGACTTCGGCGGCAAACATGGAGAGCATGAAAAAGTCGCAGATGATGTTGATCAGGCGGGGCACTCCCCGGCTCTGGGCGTGGATCAGGGCCAGGGCGTCCGGAGAAAATTCCGCGGCGTGGCGATCACCGGCCCGCTCCAGGCGGTGCAGGATGTACTGCTCGGTTTCCTCCAGAGTCAGGGGCTGGATGTGACAGTTGATGTTGATCCGCTGGCGGAGCTGAAGCAGTTCC from Desulfonatronum thioautotrophicum includes the following:
- a CDS encoding XrtA/PEP-CTERM system-associated ATPase yields the protein MYESFFGLHTKPFDLLPNPDFLYQSKSHKRAMTYLDYGIKARSGFILITGEIGSGKTTIIRDLIKKKLPNVVLSKVFNTKVSSEQLIALINDDFGLPTQDRDKITLLRELNDFLIDQFAQSRQPVLIIDEAQNLSPELLEEVRMLSNLETDQAKLLQIILVGQPELKKVLTSPELLQLRQRININCHIQPLTLEETEQYILHRLERAGDRHAAEFSPDALALIHAQSRGVPRLINIICDFFMLSMFAAEVRTIDGEMAREIVTELDFAQQFWDTEEGSSVRDHGESATTNPGQDNQAEAQRTKVKLTTLLKDMNQRIEVLERLAARDTESITLDLVARMDRLEATVRGALPEPDGAASSRNADAASASALRAPSLAPPEPVQDDGAKASPESEAVAAPAKGFFRRFFDR